In Rhodanobacteraceae bacterium, a single window of DNA contains:
- a CDS encoding biotin carboxylase, whose amino-acid sequence MPKRRKLKNISEIRRYFHRFEEPVYFVSATNFNLLGLDEWVKNLSYISYIDCYDGQHPNVFCPSEQPHAEFQSIEDINNYLLQHKEVIDHVAKRGGKPKFIFLMFDEQTEALSKEIGAEVWFPPASLRNRIDNKIETVRIGNKAGVPSVPNTLSEINDYAQLMDVAEEAKLGTDLVLQSAYGDSGHTTFFIKSEAEFRKHQHDIIGQGEIKVMKRINCRGAAIEACATKHGTIVGPLMTELVGFSELTPYRGGWCGNEIFANAFSKRAREQARDYTFAFGEQLRKEGYRGYFELDFLIDTRSREIYLGELNPRITGASSMTNHAAFAHADAPLALFHLLEFSNVPFDIDIAELNARWADPDNIDSWCQMVIKHTEDSIGQITHAPETGIWRMDEAGEVHFDRFDYHRRAVRTENEAFFLRIVGKGDWRYEGADLGILVLRGRAMTDKFSLTERSKQWIDGIRKHYRAEPLVELPPQLPAEHHFKFA is encoded by the coding sequence ATGCCCAAACGCCGCAAGCTGAAGAACATCTCCGAAATCCGCCGCTACTTTCATCGCTTCGAGGAGCCGGTGTACTTCGTCAGCGCCACCAATTTCAACCTGCTCGGCCTCGACGAGTGGGTCAAGAATCTGAGCTACATCAGCTACATCGATTGCTATGACGGCCAGCACCCCAATGTGTTCTGTCCCTCCGAACAACCGCATGCCGAGTTCCAGTCGATCGAGGACATCAACAACTACCTGCTGCAGCACAAGGAAGTCATCGACCACGTTGCCAAACGCGGCGGCAAACCCAAATTCATCTTCCTGATGTTCGACGAGCAGACCGAAGCCCTGTCGAAGGAAATCGGCGCCGAGGTGTGGTTTCCGCCCGCCAGCCTGCGCAATCGCATCGACAACAAGATCGAAACCGTGCGCATCGGCAACAAGGCCGGCGTACCCAGCGTGCCCAACACACTGTCCGAGATCAATGACTACGCGCAACTGATGGACGTGGCGGAAGAGGCCAAGCTCGGTACCGATCTGGTGCTGCAGTCGGCCTACGGCGATTCCGGCCACACCACTTTCTTCATCAAGTCCGAAGCCGAGTTCCGCAAGCATCAGCACGACATCATCGGTCAGGGCGAGATCAAGGTGATGAAGCGCATCAATTGCCGCGGCGCGGCCATTGAAGCCTGCGCCACCAAGCACGGCACCATCGTCGGCCCGCTGATGACCGAACTGGTCGGCTTCAGCGAGCTCACGCCCTATCGCGGCGGCTGGTGCGGCAACGAGATCTTTGCCAACGCCTTCTCCAAGCGCGCCCGCGAACAGGCCCGTGACTACACCTTTGCCTTCGGCGAGCAGCTGCGCAAGGAAGGCTATCGCGGCTACTTCGAACTCGACTTCCTGATCGACACCAGATCCCGCGAGATCTATCTGGGCGAGCTCAATCCGCGCATCACCGGCGCCAGCTCGATGACCAACCACGCCGCCTTCGCCCACGCCGACGCGCCGCTGGCCCTGTTCCATCTGCTGGAATTCTCCAACGTGCCCTTCGACATCGACATCGCCGAGTTGAACGCCCGCTGGGCCGATCCGGACAACATCGATTCCTGGTGCCAGATGGTCATCAAGCACACCGAGGATTCCATCGGTCAGATCACCCACGCCCCGGAAACCGGCATCTGGCGCATGGACGAAGCCGGCGAGGTGCATTTCGACCGTTTCGACTATCACCGCCGCGCCGTGCGCACCGAAAACGAAGCCTTCTTCCTGCGCATCGTCGGCAAGGGCGACTGGCGCTACGAAGGCGCCGACCTCGGCATCCTGGTGCTGCGCGGCCGCGCCATGACCGACAAGTTCAGCCTCACCGAACGCTCGAAGCAGTGGATCGACGGCATCCGCAAACACTATCGCGCCGAGCCACTGGTCGAGCTGCCACCGCAGCTGCCAGCCGAACACCACTTCAAGTTCGCATGA
- a CDS encoding patatin-like phospholipase family protein — MAIDGKTLGLALSGGGFRATLFGLGSLKRLNDGGLLGKLDLITSVSGGSILAGILAQRWKELDFIDCRASNFDDIVGTQVLKFCNRTIDIGVGLKGLIDPFRSAGKYLTDCYDRYQFAGLSLKQIPAAGTPGQPTFIFYATSLQTGRNFRFRQDYIADWMLGSSSKTDVPLALAVAASSAFPPLFSPIVINTNPRHWSGGIPGPERDDMRGRLVLSDGGVYDNMGLEALQQGKIDITLVSDAGAPFELETRPTRGPLQMSRVRDILIDQTRALRKRMLMRELRTRKQKGAYWGIDTLIGSYKDPQALMKDSPATAALAKVPTRLAAFDADVQKRLVEWGYALADVGVRRAGVINT, encoded by the coding sequence GTGGCAATCGACGGCAAAACCCTAGGTCTGGCCCTCTCCGGCGGTGGTTTCCGCGCCACGCTCTTCGGTCTGGGCAGCCTCAAGCGCCTCAACGATGGCGGCCTGCTCGGCAAGCTCGATCTGATCACCAGCGTCTCTGGCGGTTCCATCCTCGCCGGCATCCTCGCCCAGCGCTGGAAAGAACTGGATTTCATCGATTGCCGCGCCAGCAACTTCGATGACATCGTAGGCACACAGGTTCTGAAGTTCTGCAACCGCACCATCGACATCGGCGTCGGCCTCAAGGGCCTGATCGACCCCTTCCGCTCGGCCGGCAAATACCTCACGGACTGCTACGACCGTTACCAGTTCGCTGGTTTGTCGCTCAAGCAGATTCCGGCCGCCGGCACGCCCGGGCAACCCACCTTCATCTTCTACGCCACCAGCCTGCAAACCGGCCGAAACTTCCGCTTCCGCCAGGATTACATCGCCGACTGGATGCTCGGCAGCTCCAGCAAGACCGACGTGCCCCTGGCACTCGCCGTCGCCGCCTCCAGCGCCTTCCCGCCGCTGTTCTCACCCATCGTCATCAACACCAACCCCCGCCACTGGAGCGGCGGCATCCCCGGCCCCGAGCGCGACGACATGCGCGGCCGACTGGTCCTGAGCGACGGCGGCGTGTACGACAACATGGGCCTGGAAGCCCTGCAGCAAGGAAAGATCGACATCACCCTGGTCAGCGACGCCGGCGCCCCCTTCGAACTGGAAACCCGACCCACCCGCGGCCCGCTGCAGATGAGCCGCGTGCGCGACATCCTAATCGACCAAACCCGCGCCCTGCGTAAACGCATGCTCATGCGCGAACTCCGCACCCGCAAACAAAAAGGCGCCTATTGGGGCATCGACACCCTGATCGGCAGCTACAAGGATCCGCAGGCCCTGATGAAAGACAGCCCGGCGACCGCTGCGCTGGCGAAGGTACCGACGCGCTTGGCGGCGTTTGATGCGGATGTGCAGAAGCGGTTGGTGGAGTGGGGGTATGCGTTGGCGGATGTGGGGGTTAGGAGGGCCGGCGTGATTAATACTTGA
- a CDS encoding AIPR family protein — protein sequence MEKQNDNWIKALAARDDLGQYADNAIGLFALALRFNVDDIHSVAAESVTDGTDDKKCDLIYLDKEEGVAVVAQCYSSQRAKASAPANKASDLNTAVAWLLQRPLDELPKRIISAAKELRDSIRAGEIRRFEIWYVHNLPESNNVRDELTTVEHTANTVISSLVGPSNVAISSLEIGSGRLEEWYKETLSPILVNEEIKFEVSSGFEIYENGWKAYVAPIQARQLYKLYRTYKTSLFSANVRDYLGSRKSDANINNGIKKTAQYEPENFWVFNNGITVLTHSFEERKEKGRTFLVIKGASIVNGAQTTGALGSLPKNPDQKVLVPARFVATSDAELVYNIIQYNNSQNKVTASDFRSTDRIQKRLRDEIEKIPNAKYEGGRRGGHKDVIERNRNLLPSYTVGQSLAAFNLEPIVAYNQKSEIWVNDKLYSRYFNDEANGANLVFAYGLLRAVEEKKRGLVARSKASSGLTSQEEELLDYFRHRGSTYLFVSAVSSCLEVFAGKKVSNSARVSFGQRVSPLESMQIWKEVVDIVSPFTQQLLDALNDGLKNAEKAQKAIGVFRSLVQATAGANADAYKKFSKQLAIAK from the coding sequence TTGGAAAAGCAAAACGACAACTGGATCAAAGCGCTCGCTGCGCGAGACGATCTCGGGCAATACGCTGACAACGCGATCGGACTTTTCGCATTAGCTCTGCGCTTCAACGTTGACGACATTCATAGTGTTGCCGCTGAGTCTGTAACCGATGGAACTGACGATAAAAAGTGTGACCTAATCTACCTCGACAAGGAGGAGGGCGTTGCGGTTGTTGCACAGTGCTACTCGTCGCAGAGGGCCAAAGCGAGTGCGCCGGCCAATAAGGCATCTGATTTGAATACGGCCGTCGCTTGGCTCCTTCAGCGGCCCCTAGATGAATTGCCTAAGAGGATTATCTCCGCCGCAAAGGAGCTAAGGGATTCGATTAGGGCAGGAGAGATCAGGCGGTTTGAAATCTGGTATGTACACAATCTCCCGGAGTCAAACAACGTTCGTGATGAATTGACTACTGTTGAACATACCGCGAATACGGTAATTAGTAGTCTCGTCGGTCCATCGAATGTGGCCATCTCAAGCCTGGAGATCGGAAGTGGCCGTTTGGAGGAGTGGTACAAGGAAACCCTTTCGCCGATCCTTGTTAACGAAGAAATTAAATTTGAAGTTTCATCGGGGTTCGAAATTTATGAGAATGGTTGGAAGGCATATGTTGCCCCAATTCAGGCTAGGCAGCTTTACAAGCTCTATAGGACCTATAAGACTAGCCTCTTTTCTGCGAACGTTAGAGACTATCTTGGCTCTCGGAAAAGCGATGCGAATATAAATAACGGAATTAAGAAGACCGCCCAGTATGAGCCGGAAAATTTCTGGGTTTTTAACAACGGAATTACGGTCCTTACCCATTCCTTCGAAGAGCGGAAGGAAAAGGGAAGAACGTTTCTTGTAATCAAAGGCGCATCTATTGTCAACGGAGCCCAAACGACGGGGGCTCTTGGTTCTTTGCCAAAGAACCCCGATCAAAAAGTTCTGGTGCCAGCACGTTTTGTCGCTACGTCGGACGCTGAATTGGTATACAACATAATTCAGTACAATAACAGTCAGAACAAAGTAACTGCCTCTGACTTTAGGAGCACAGATCGCATCCAGAAGCGTCTTCGAGATGAGATCGAAAAGATCCCTAATGCAAAATACGAAGGAGGCAGAAGAGGCGGTCACAAGGATGTAATTGAGAGAAATAGAAATCTTCTTCCCTCCTATACCGTGGGCCAATCCTTGGCAGCATTTAACCTTGAGCCGATAGTCGCCTATAATCAAAAAAGCGAAATTTGGGTAAACGATAAACTTTACTCTAGATACTTCAATGATGAGGCGAATGGCGCGAATCTGGTATTTGCCTATGGGCTATTGCGCGCCGTTGAGGAGAAAAAGCGTGGTCTCGTTGCGCGCTCGAAAGCGTCTTCCGGCTTAACATCTCAAGAGGAAGAGTTGTTGGATTACTTCCGTCATCGCGGTTCAACATACTTGTTTGTTTCGGCGGTTTCCTCGTGTCTTGAAGTTTTTGCCGGGAAAAAAGTTTCGAATTCCGCGCGGGTTTCGTTTGGCCAAAGGGTATCCCCGCTGGAATCGATGCAGATATGGAAGGAAGTGGTCGATATTGTCTCCCCATTCACTCAGCAGTTGCTGGATGCGCTTAATGACGGGCTAAAAAATGCCGAGAAGGCCCAGAAGGCAATTGGAGTATTCAGGAGTCTGGTGCAGGCAACGGCAGGGGCAAATGCAGACGCCTACAAGAAATTCTCAAAGCAATTGGCAATTGCGAAGTAG
- the tnpB gene encoding IS66 family insertion sequence element accessory protein TnpB: MAISLDGFALMVGGLPVCVCAQAVDFRLGIDGLSLRVQASLGPLRALSSAHVFFNRGRDKVKILWYDRHGWWLMYKRLERGRFASVSAGELSEADLRLVLEGVDLSVRRLKPVRFERVA, translated from the coding sequence TTGGCGATTTCGCTCGATGGGTTTGCGCTGATGGTGGGCGGGTTGCCGGTGTGCGTGTGTGCCCAGGCGGTGGATTTCCGGCTGGGCATTGATGGCTTGTCGCTGCGGGTGCAGGCGAGCCTCGGTCCGCTGAGGGCGTTGTCGTCGGCGCATGTGTTTTTCAACCGCGGCCGCGACAAGGTGAAGATCCTCTGGTACGACCGCCATGGTTGGTGGTTGATGTACAAACGCCTGGAGCGGGGCCGGTTTGCGTCGGTGTCTGCCGGTGAACTGAGCGAAGCGGATCTGCGTCTGGTGCTGGAGGGGGTGGATTTGTCGGTTCGCCGCCTGAAGCCGGTGCGGTTTGAGCGAGTGGCTTGA
- a CDS encoding IS66 family transposase, translating into MTLEAALAENTALREQIKLQSALIEKLTLELAILKKRLFGRQSEASEHLDLQGALFDLTTLPVEEPSTPPSESKTPGKPPRKASQRMQIPENLPVEVETITPPAAEIEGLVKIGVETSDRLAYTPGRFYVRRIEVEKYAHPKVPEMGVVSAKLPPRLITGGIYDESFIAQIMVAKYDDHLPLNRQREIYQRQGVTLPISTMCEAVLTGGTALKPLWVHLQQHLLRRSELHVDETTMPCLAKEQTRKMRMWTYLSSAGEEPPIILYHFTPTKAGEHVRQFLKGWSGYLHADAASNYDELYRQNPHIQEVACWAHARRKFYEIAEHAPTRVLAHEAVEQINALFAIERKAREDKLIPDEIRKRREQLAKPIVDEIKTWLEKHRPKLAPAAPTARAMNYLINHWDAFARYLDDGRLKLDNNAAERALRLAAIGRKNYLFVGNERSGEVTATLLSLIETAKANGLEPLGYLTRTMRELPLIDPESSDANARYEALLPI; encoded by the coding sequence ATGACTTTGGAAGCCGCCCTCGCCGAAAACACCGCTCTGCGCGAGCAGATCAAGTTGCAGTCGGCGCTGATCGAGAAGCTGACTTTGGAGTTGGCGATCCTCAAGAAGCGCCTGTTCGGTCGCCAATCGGAAGCCAGCGAGCATCTGGACCTGCAGGGTGCGCTGTTCGATCTGACGACCTTGCCGGTCGAGGAACCGAGCACGCCGCCGTCGGAGTCCAAGACCCCGGGCAAGCCGCCGCGCAAAGCCTCGCAGCGGATGCAGATTCCCGAGAACCTGCCGGTGGAGGTCGAGACGATCACGCCGCCGGCGGCCGAGATCGAAGGCCTGGTGAAAATCGGTGTGGAGACCAGCGACCGCCTGGCCTACACACCAGGCCGCTTTTATGTGCGCCGCATCGAGGTCGAGAAATACGCGCACCCGAAGGTGCCGGAGATGGGTGTGGTCTCGGCCAAACTGCCGCCGCGTCTGATCACCGGCGGCATCTATGACGAGAGCTTCATCGCGCAGATCATGGTGGCCAAGTACGACGACCACCTGCCGCTGAACCGCCAGCGCGAGATCTACCAGCGCCAGGGCGTGACCTTGCCGATCAGCACGATGTGCGAGGCGGTATTGACTGGCGGTACGGCGCTGAAGCCCTTGTGGGTGCACCTGCAGCAACATCTGCTCAGGCGCAGCGAATTGCATGTCGACGAGACCACGATGCCCTGTCTGGCCAAGGAACAGACCCGCAAGATGCGCATGTGGACTTACCTGTCGAGTGCCGGCGAGGAGCCACCGATCATCCTGTACCACTTCACGCCGACCAAGGCCGGCGAGCACGTGCGCCAGTTCCTGAAAGGCTGGAGCGGCTATCTGCATGCCGATGCGGCGAGCAACTACGACGAGTTATATCGCCAGAACCCGCATATCCAGGAAGTGGCCTGCTGGGCCCACGCCCGGCGCAAGTTCTACGAGATCGCCGAGCACGCCCCAACCCGCGTGCTGGCCCACGAGGCCGTCGAGCAGATCAACGCGCTGTTTGCCATTGAGCGCAAGGCGCGCGAAGACAAACTGATCCCCGACGAGATCAGGAAGCGCCGCGAACAGTTGGCCAAACCGATTGTCGACGAGATCAAGACCTGGTTGGAGAAGCACCGACCCAAGCTGGCGCCGGCAGCACCGACCGCGCGGGCGATGAACTATCTGATCAATCACTGGGACGCGTTCGCGCGCTACCTCGATGACGGTCGCCTGAAGCTGGACAACAACGCCGCCGAGCGCGCCCTCCGATTGGCAGCCATCGGACGCAAGAACTACCTGTTCGTCGGCAATGAGCGAAGCGGTGAAGTCACCGCCACGCTACTGAGTCTGATCGAAACCGCCAAAGCCAACGGACTGGAGCCACTTGGCTACCTCACCCGCACCATGCGCGAGCTGCCGCTGATCGACCCAGAAAGCAGCGACGCCAATGCGCGCTACGAGGCGCTATTGCCGATCTGA
- a CDS encoding DUF1778 domain-containing protein, with translation MRDAAINLRALPEQRDLIDQAASLLGKNRSDFMLEAACERAQAVLLDQVFFSLDASKFKAFLAMLDAPPSANPGLERLMAVKAPWNSGAA, from the coding sequence ATGCGTGACGCCGCCATCAATCTGCGCGCCCTGCCCGAACAGCGTGACCTGATCGATCAAGCTGCGAGCCTGCTCGGCAAGAACCGTTCGGACTTCATGCTTGAAGCGGCCTGCGAACGCGCTCAGGCCGTGCTGCTGGATCAGGTCTTCTTCAGCCTGGACGCCAGCAAATTCAAGGCGTTCTTGGCAATGCTCGACGCGCCTCCCAGTGCCAATCCCGGGCTTGAGCGCCTTATGGCCGTGAAGGCCCCTTGGAACTCCGGCGCCGCATGA
- a CDS encoding GNAT family N-acetyltransferase, with protein MSLQISAPQPLATTHRLDDFASGEAVLDEWLKRRALTNQFSGASRTFVVADPDQCVFGYYAMAAGAVSHQISTSAVRRNMPDPVPVMVLARLAVDHRAQGLKLGGALLQDAVIRALTVSQNAGVRALLVHALHDRAKAFYEHYGFQASPLNPMTLMLRLNSG; from the coding sequence ATGAGCTTGCAGATCAGTGCGCCGCAGCCGCTGGCCACGACCCATCGACTGGATGACTTTGCCAGTGGCGAGGCGGTTCTGGACGAATGGCTCAAACGCCGCGCTCTGACCAACCAGTTCAGTGGAGCCAGCCGCACCTTTGTCGTGGCCGATCCGGATCAATGTGTTTTCGGCTATTACGCGATGGCGGCGGGCGCTGTCTCGCACCAAATCTCCACAAGCGCCGTGCGTCGCAACATGCCCGACCCGGTTCCGGTGATGGTTCTCGCCAGACTCGCGGTCGACCATCGTGCCCAGGGCCTCAAGTTGGGTGGTGCGCTACTGCAGGACGCCGTGATTCGGGCGTTGACGGTTTCGCAGAACGCCGGTGTTCGGGCACTGCTGGTACACGCGCTGCACGACCGCGCCAAGGCATTCTACGAGCACTACGGTTTTCAGGCATCGCCGCTCAATCCTATGACGCTGATGCTGCGCTTGAACTCTGGATGA
- a CDS encoding IS1634 family transposase, with product MFTRISRSGGRAYLQLVESYRNDNGEPRQRLVANLGRLDQLRPKDLDPLITGLQRALGRTPAALPQVEFVGAKAMGDVYALHALWRELGLDDAVSRAMRSSYRRFDATAMVRAMVFNRLCEPESKLGVLRWLDTVAIPEHPEQVSHDHLLRAMDALMDRAGAVEDAVAKQLRPLLDDEMSVVFYDLTTVRISGTGAVANDVRAHGMNKETGGIARQFVLGVIQTREGLPIAHQVHAGNIGEVTTLLPMIEATIKRYRLKRVILIADRGLLSLDNLTAVESLKSASGEPIEYVLAVPGRRYGEFAELVAAVSFAGGVGETRWQERRLVLAHDADRAQEQRLAREAAIAALEAEGDRLATRLDAQDQGQPQRGRRSNDRRAYLKFSEMIKAARLSRIVKADLQAERFSYTVDAAAKQAAETLDGKLLLVTNTDLPAATVIERYKALADIERGFRVLKSDIEIAPVHHRLPERIRAHALICFLALLLHRVLRMRLKATASPLSPQRALALLRQIQQLHVTVDQQPTTRTSQINPEQRGILQQLKLPLPEINASL from the coding sequence ATGTTCACGCGCATATCCCGATCTGGCGGTCGTGCCTACCTGCAACTGGTGGAGTCTTACCGCAACGACAACGGCGAGCCTCGCCAGCGGCTGGTGGCGAACCTCGGGCGCCTCGATCAGTTGCGACCGAAGGATCTCGATCCACTGATCACGGGCCTGCAGCGTGCCCTCGGGCGCACGCCGGCGGCATTGCCGCAGGTGGAGTTTGTCGGCGCCAAGGCCATGGGCGACGTCTACGCGCTGCACGCGCTGTGGCGCGAACTTGGGCTCGATGACGCTGTGTCGCGGGCCATGCGCTCGTCCTATCGCCGTTTCGACGCCACCGCCATGGTTCGCGCCATGGTTTTCAACCGCCTGTGCGAACCCGAGTCGAAGCTCGGCGTGCTGCGCTGGCTGGATACCGTGGCCATCCCGGAGCACCCCGAGCAGGTGAGTCACGATCATCTGCTGCGCGCCATGGATGCGCTGATGGATCGGGCTGGCGCGGTCGAGGATGCAGTGGCGAAGCAGTTGCGGCCGTTGCTCGACGACGAGATGTCGGTGGTCTTCTACGACCTGACCACGGTGCGCATCAGCGGCACCGGCGCGGTCGCGAACGATGTGCGCGCCCACGGGATGAACAAGGAGACCGGTGGCATCGCCCGGCAGTTCGTACTCGGCGTGATCCAGACTCGCGAAGGTCTGCCGATTGCGCATCAGGTGCACGCAGGCAATATCGGCGAGGTGACCACGCTGCTGCCGATGATTGAGGCCACGATCAAGCGCTACCGCCTCAAGCGCGTGATCCTGATCGCGGATCGCGGCCTGCTGAGTCTGGACAATCTGACTGCAGTCGAGAGCCTCAAGAGCGCCAGCGGCGAGCCGATCGAATACGTGCTGGCGGTGCCGGGCCGGCGCTACGGGGAGTTCGCCGAGCTGGTCGCGGCGGTGAGCTTTGCAGGGGGTGTGGGCGAAACCCGCTGGCAAGAACGACGTCTGGTGCTGGCGCATGACGCCGACCGTGCGCAAGAACAGCGCCTGGCGCGTGAGGCTGCCATCGCAGCGCTGGAGGCCGAAGGCGATCGCCTGGCCACCCGCCTGGATGCGCAAGACCAAGGCCAACCGCAGCGCGGACGTCGATCCAACGACCGACGGGCGTATCTCAAGTTCTCCGAAATGATCAAAGCGGCGCGTCTGTCGCGCATCGTGAAAGCTGATCTGCAGGCCGAGCGCTTCAGCTACACCGTCGATGCCGCAGCCAAACAAGCGGCCGAAACCCTGGACGGCAAACTGCTGCTGGTCACCAACACCGATCTGCCAGCCGCCACCGTGATCGAGCGCTACAAGGCGCTGGCGGACATCGAGCGCGGCTTCCGGGTGCTCAAGAGCGACATCGAGATCGCGCCCGTGCATCACCGCCTGCCAGAGCGGATCCGAGCCCATGCACTGATCTGCTTTCTGGCCTTGCTCCTGCATCGCGTGCTGCGAATGCGGCTCAAAGCGACGGCCAGCCCACTCTCCCCGCAGCGCGCCCTGGCGCTGCTGCGTCAAATCCAGCAACTGCACGTGACGGTGGACCAGCAACCCACCACCCGTACCAGCCAAATCAACCCCGAGCAGCGTGGCATCTTGCAGCAGCTAAAACTGCCGTTACCCGAGATCAACGCGTCGTTGTAG
- a CDS encoding acyltransferase: MGVDLFFVLSGFLVSGLLFTEYQARGRLGIGRFYVRRGWKIYPPFFALIAATLGLILLLGRPIPTIPLASEVFFLQSYVPGLWKHTWSLAVEEHFYILLPLTLALIIRWNRASSTPLRPVLTVALVVCVVSLVLRLVNWYLRPNYGHYTHLVASHLRFDSLLFGVAISYAYHFHSDRFLRLFAPRRKALILVGAILLAPAFVLHLETTPFIYTFGLTVFYVGSGMMLVGTLLSPISIHRSVTLSAALGAYSYSIYLWHLPVLFWGIPLLEIALGVRLDFATTLAIYFGGSICFGVAMAKCVEVPALRLRDRWFPSRSPGAVEVEPNQQPQQTQPNPTGT, encoded by the coding sequence GTGGGGGTGGACCTGTTCTTTGTCCTCAGCGGGTTTCTTGTCTCCGGACTTCTGTTCACTGAATACCAGGCGCGCGGTCGCCTTGGGATAGGGCGCTTTTACGTAAGAAGGGGCTGGAAGATCTACCCTCCGTTCTTCGCGCTGATCGCAGCAACACTGGGGTTGATACTTCTGCTGGGGCGGCCGATCCCCACGATCCCACTCGCGTCGGAGGTCTTTTTTCTTCAAAGCTATGTGCCTGGGCTTTGGAAACACACTTGGTCTCTCGCGGTTGAAGAGCACTTCTACATACTGTTGCCACTGACACTCGCTCTGATCATCCGCTGGAACCGAGCTTCATCGACGCCCCTGCGTCCAGTGCTTACCGTCGCTCTAGTTGTGTGCGTGGTTTCCCTTGTCCTGCGGCTGGTAAATTGGTATCTGCGGCCGAACTATGGCCACTACACGCACCTCGTCGCCAGCCACCTCCGATTTGATTCGTTGCTATTCGGCGTCGCGATTTCCTACGCATACCATTTCCATTCTGACAGATTCCTGCGGCTATTTGCGCCGCGTCGAAAAGCACTGATCTTGGTTGGGGCCATTCTGCTAGCCCCCGCATTTGTCCTGCACCTGGAAACGACGCCGTTCATCTATACCTTCGGGTTGACCGTCTTCTACGTTGGCAGCGGCATGATGCTGGTTGGCACGCTCCTGTCGCCAATCTCGATTCACCGATCGGTGACGTTGTCGGCCGCACTTGGGGCTTACTCTTATTCAATCTATTTGTGGCATTTGCCTGTTTTGTTCTGGGGGATTCCGCTACTTGAGATCGCCCTGGGAGTGCGACTGGACTTCGCCACCACGCTCGCCATCTACTTCGGGGGCTCGATCTGTTTCGGGGTCGCAATGGCCAAGTGCGTCGAGGTGCCAGCGCTGAGACTGCGCGATCGATGGTTCCCGTCGCGTAGTCCGGGCGCAGTCGAGGTTGAGCCAAACCAACAACCGCAGCAGACCCAGCCCAACCCGACGGGAACATGA
- a CDS encoding ferredoxin family protein: MAHVVTDNCVGCRFTDCVLVCPVDCFYQLDNQVVIDAEECIDCSACVAECPVEAIYAEDEVPEASAGAAEFNASRAVEAKDRGEEPITSNTGALPGAEARKAELGF; the protein is encoded by the coding sequence ATGGCTCACGTGGTTACCGACAATTGCGTCGGCTGCAGGTTCACGGACTGTGTACTGGTGTGTCCGGTTGACTGCTTTTATCAACTGGACAACCAAGTTGTCATCGACGCGGAAGAATGCATCGATTGCTCCGCATGCGTAGCCGAATGCCCCGTGGAAGCGATCTACGCGGAAGACGAGGTGCCGGAGGCTTCTGCGGGTGCCGCAGAGTTCAATGCCAGCCGCGCTGTGGAGGCGAAGGATCGCGGTGAGGAGCCGATCACCTCAAATACCGGTGCGCTGCCAGGCGCAGAAGCCAGGAAAGCAGAGCTGGGCTTCTAG